A stretch of the Nosocomiicoccus ampullae genome encodes the following:
- the sufU gene encoding Fe-S cluster assembly sulfur transfer protein SufU has translation MNFSNLEQLYRSVIMDHYKHPRNKGELEDGTITIDMNNPTCGDEIRLMLDIKDNIVDDVRFEGHGCSISMASASMMTEAVKGQTVDRALEMGNEFSKMMLGEDYTITDDMGDIEALSGVSQFPARIKCATLSWKAFEKGFKEE, from the coding sequence ATGAATTTTAGTAACCTAGAACAGCTATACCGCTCAGTAATTATGGACCATTACAAACACCCACGTAACAAAGGTGAACTTGAAGATGGTACGATTACAATTGATATGAATAACCCTACGTGTGGTGACGAAATTCGCCTCATGTTAGACATAAAAGACAACATCGTTGATGACGTTCGTTTTGAAGGGCACGGGTGCTCAATTTCAATGGCAAGTGCATCGATGATGACAGAAGCTGTTAAAGGTCAAACTGTAGACCGTGCTTTAGAAATGGGAAATGAATTTAGTAAAATGATGCTTGGAGAAGACTATACGATCACTGATGATATGGGTGACATTGAAGCTTTATCCGGTGTCAGTCAATTCCCTGCGAGAATTAAGTGTGCGACTTTATCTTGGAAAGCATTTGAAAAAGGATTTAAAGAAGAGTAA
- the sufD gene encoding Fe-S cluster assembly protein SufD: MANEFVLDKEKVLNDAQQNGVNDFFTTKRKEALDLIDRLDMIKPDKTRIYNWDFFTVEQPFTESSTYQSLSDLPETVKKVVETESVENLYVQHNNTKAFVQLSESLKSQGVIVEDIFTASENHKELVEKYFMTDGVSVDENKLTAYHQAMLNGGVFIYVPKNVKVEAPIQVVVYHDDEKASLFNHVLLVADEGSEVTYVENYVTNLESSKAQLNVVSEVFAKDNAKINYGAVDFLAKDITGYVVRRGNTDRDAVIDWALGLMNDSNVIYDNTTNLNGDNSQSDVKIVTVGRGRQMLNFTTEVIHYGKNTYGNILKHGVMKENANSVFNGIGHIKKGATFSNAQQESRVLMLDGKARGDANPILLIDEDEVEAGHAASAGRVDELQLFYLMSRGLKREEAERLVIHGFLTPVVVNLPIESVKNLLVDVIEEKILN; the protein is encoded by the coding sequence ATGGCTAACGAATTCGTTTTAGATAAAGAAAAAGTCTTAAACGACGCACAACAAAATGGTGTAAATGACTTCTTTACAACAAAAAGAAAAGAAGCACTAGATTTAATTGATCGTTTAGACATGATTAAACCAGACAAAACACGTATTTATAACTGGGACTTTTTCACAGTTGAACAACCATTTACTGAAAGTTCAACTTACCAGTCACTTTCAGATTTACCTGAAACAGTGAAAAAAGTCGTAGAAACTGAAAGTGTAGAAAACCTATACGTTCAACACAATAACACGAAAGCATTTGTACAGCTTTCAGAGTCATTAAAGTCTCAAGGTGTTATTGTTGAAGATATATTTACAGCTTCAGAAAATCATAAAGAATTAGTTGAGAAGTACTTCATGACTGATGGTGTATCAGTTGATGAAAACAAACTCACAGCATATCACCAAGCGATGTTAAATGGTGGGGTGTTTATCTACGTACCGAAAAACGTAAAAGTTGAAGCACCAATTCAAGTTGTCGTATACCATGATGACGAAAAAGCATCCCTATTTAACCACGTATTATTAGTTGCAGATGAAGGTTCTGAAGTCACATATGTTGAAAACTATGTGACAAACTTAGAGTCATCTAAAGCACAATTAAACGTCGTGAGTGAAGTGTTTGCTAAAGACAACGCTAAAATTAACTACGGTGCAGTAGACTTCTTAGCTAAAGATATTACTGGATACGTTGTACGTCGCGGGAATACTGATCGTGACGCAGTTATAGACTGGGCACTCGGGCTTATGAATGATTCAAATGTGATTTACGACAACACAACTAACCTAAACGGTGATAACTCACAGTCAGATGTTAAGATTGTGACAGTTGGCCGTGGTCGCCAGATGTTAAACTTCACGACTGAAGTGATTCACTATGGTAAAAACACTTACGGAAACATCTTAAAACACGGTGTAATGAAAGAAAATGCAAACAGCGTATTTAACGGAATTGGACACATTAAAAAAGGTGCAACATTCTCAAATGCGCAACAAGAATCACGTGTGTTAATGCTTGATGGTAAAGCGCGCGGTGACGCGAACCCTATTTTATTAATCGATGAAGATGAAGTAGAAGCAGGACACGCAGCTTCAGCAGGACGCGTGGATGAGTTACAACTCTTCTATCTGATGAGTAGAGGACTAAAACGTGAAGAAGCAGAACGCTTAGTCATTCACGGTTTCTTAACACCAGTTGTTGTAAACTTACCGATTGAAAGTGTTAAAAACTTACTCGTAGATGTAATTGAAGAGAAAATCTTAAACTAA
- the sufB gene encoding Fe-S cluster assembly protein SufB has product MRKAPDIGEYKYGFRDDDVSIFRSERGLTEEIVREISKMKEEPEWMLDFRLKSLEQFYSKPMPTWGGDLSELNFDEIRYYVKPSERSERSWDEVPDEIKRTFDRLGIPEAEQKYLAGVSAQYESEVVYHNMEKELEEKGVVFKDTDAALRENEELFKEYFATVVPPSDNKFAALNSAVWSGGSFIYVPPHVKLDNPLQAYFRINSENMGQFERTLIICDEGSWLHYVEGCTAPVYTTNSLHAAVVEIIVKPNAYCRYTTIQNWANNVYNLVTKRTFAEENATMEWVDGNIGSKITMKYPAIYLKGEGARGMTMSIALAGEGQLQDAGSKMLHLAPNTSSSIVSKSIAQHGGKVTYRGLVHFGRRADNAKSTIECDTLIMDKKSTSDTIPYNEVYNNNISLEHEARVSKVSEEQLFYLMSRGIGEIEATEMIVMGFIEPFTKELPMEYAVEMNRLISYEMEGSIG; this is encoded by the coding sequence ATGAGAAAAGCGCCAGATATTGGTGAATATAAATATGGTTTCCGCGATGACGACGTTTCAATCTTCCGTTCAGAACGCGGATTAACTGAAGAAATTGTTAGAGAGATTTCGAAGATGAAAGAAGAGCCTGAGTGGATGTTAGACTTCCGTCTAAAATCACTTGAGCAGTTCTATAGTAAACCAATGCCTACTTGGGGTGGAGACTTATCAGAACTTAACTTCGACGAAATTCGTTATTACGTTAAACCATCAGAGCGTTCAGAACGTTCATGGGATGAAGTTCCTGATGAAATTAAACGTACATTCGACCGTTTAGGTATCCCTGAAGCTGAGCAGAAATACTTAGCAGGTGTATCTGCACAGTACGAATCAGAAGTTGTTTACCACAACATGGAAAAAGAACTTGAAGAAAAAGGTGTTGTATTTAAAGATACAGATGCAGCACTTAGAGAAAACGAAGAGTTATTTAAAGAGTACTTCGCAACAGTAGTACCACCATCAGATAACAAATTTGCTGCACTTAACTCAGCAGTTTGGTCAGGTGGATCATTCATCTATGTACCACCTCACGTTAAATTAGATAACCCGTTACAAGCTTACTTCCGTATTAACTCAGAAAATATGGGACAGTTTGAGCGTACACTAATTATTTGTGACGAAGGTTCATGGTTACACTATGTTGAAGGTTGTACTGCACCAGTTTATACAACGAACTCATTACACGCAGCAGTTGTTGAAATTATCGTTAAACCAAACGCTTACTGCCGTTATACGACAATTCAAAACTGGGCAAACAACGTTTACAACTTAGTAACTAAACGTACATTCGCTGAAGAAAATGCAACGATGGAATGGGTAGACGGTAACATCGGTTCTAAGATTACAATGAAATACCCTGCAATTTACCTTAAAGGTGAAGGTGCAAGAGGTATGACAATGTCAATCGCACTTGCAGGTGAAGGACAACTTCAAGACGCAGGTTCTAAGATGTTACACTTAGCACCAAATACTTCATCATCAATTGTGTCGAAATCAATCGCACAACATGGTGGTAAAGTGACGTACCGTGGACTTGTACACTTCGGACGTAGAGCTGATAACGCAAAATCTACAATCGAATGTGACACGTTAATTATGGATAAGAAATCGACTTCAGATACAATTCCATATAACGAAGTCTACAACAACAATATTTCTCTAGAACACGAAGCACGTGTTTCTAAAGTATCAGAAGAACAATTATTCTACCTAATGAGTAGAGGTATCGGTGAAATCGAAGCGACAGAAATGATCGTAATGGGCTTCATCGAACCATTCACAAAAGAACTTC
- the sufC gene encoding Fe-S cluster assembly ATPase SufC gives MTSVLEIKDLHVEIEGKEILKGLNLTLKQGEIHAVMGPNGTGKSTLSQAIMGHPSYDVTQGEILLDGENVLEMEVDERAHAGLFLAMQYPSEISGVTNSDFLRSAINSSREEGDEINLMQFIKKLDKNMEFLDMDPDMATRYLNEGFSGGEKKRNEILQLMMLEPKFAILDEIDSGLDIDALQVVSNGINELRGPEFGSLIITHYQRLLNYIEPDFVHVMMQGRIVKSGGKELAVRLENEGYEWIKEELGIEDETVDAAE, from the coding sequence ATGACATCTGTTCTAGAAATCAAAGACTTACATGTCGAAATTGAAGGAAAAGAAATACTTAAAGGTTTAAACCTAACACTTAAACAAGGTGAGATTCACGCTGTAATGGGACCAAACGGTACAGGTAAATCTACACTTTCTCAAGCAATTATGGGTCACCCATCATATGATGTTACTCAAGGTGAGATCTTACTTGATGGTGAAAACGTGCTTGAAATGGAAGTAGATGAGCGTGCACATGCTGGTTTATTCCTAGCAATGCAGTATCCATCAGAAATCTCTGGTGTTACAAACTCAGATTTCTTACGTTCAGCAATTAACTCAAGTCGTGAAGAAGGCGACGAGATTAACTTAATGCAATTTATCAAAAAATTAGATAAAAACATGGAATTCTTAGATATGGATCCAGACATGGCAACTCGTTACTTAAACGAAGGTTTCTCTGGTGGGGAGAAAAAACGTAACGAAATTCTACAACTTATGATGTTAGAACCTAAATTCGCTATCTTAGACGAAATCGACTCAGGTTTAGATATCGATGCTTTACAAGTTGTTTCGAATGGTATTAACGAACTGCGTGGTCCAGAATTTGGTTCATTAATCATCACGCACTACCAACGTTTACTTAACTACATCGAACCAGACTTCGTACACGTTATGATGCAAGGTAGAATTGTTAAATCAGGCGGAAAAGAATTAGCAGTACGCCTTGAAAACGAAGGTTATGAGTGGATTAAAGAAGAACTCGGTATTGAAGACGAAACAGTAGACGCAGCAGAATAA
- a CDS encoding cysteine desulfurase, which yields MDINKIRQDFKVLDEKVNGNALTYLDTSATSLTPDRVVDKTNEYYFKYNANVHRGVHTLGTLATDAYESARMKVRKFINAKRFEEIIYTRGTTAALNLVARSLGDYAVEAGDEIVVTEMEHHANIVPWQQLAKRKGAKLVFIPLESDGTIKLESVESVMSEKTKIVAIAHVSNVLGTVNDVKSIAKIAHDNDAYIVVDGAQAVPHMTVDVQDLDVDFYAFSSHKMLGPTGVGVLYGKAEILDHLEPVEYGGDMIDYVYKEDATWTDLPVKFEAGTPMIAEAIGLGEAIDYLTEVGMDNIHDYEQELVNYAYEQMQKIDGITIYGPKERAGLITFNLDGVHPHDLATALDQDGIAVRAGHHCAQPLMKWLDTNSTARASFYIYNTKEEVDTFIRGLERTKEFFSYEF from the coding sequence TTGGACATTAACAAAATTAGACAAGACTTTAAGGTCCTTGACGAAAAGGTTAATGGGAATGCGCTCACGTACCTAGACACATCAGCAACAAGTTTAACACCTGATCGTGTAGTGGATAAGACTAATGAATATTACTTTAAATATAATGCAAACGTTCACCGAGGGGTTCATACTCTCGGTACGCTTGCAACTGATGCATATGAATCTGCACGTATGAAAGTACGTAAGTTCATCAATGCAAAACGATTTGAAGAAATTATTTATACACGTGGGACAACAGCAGCATTAAACTTAGTCGCACGTTCACTCGGAGATTATGCTGTTGAAGCAGGCGATGAAATCGTCGTAACAGAAATGGAACACCATGCAAACATCGTACCTTGGCAACAACTTGCTAAGCGTAAAGGTGCGAAGCTTGTGTTTATTCCTCTAGAATCTGACGGCACAATTAAACTTGAAAGTGTTGAGAGTGTAATGTCAGAAAAGACGAAAATCGTAGCGATTGCCCATGTATCTAATGTATTAGGTACAGTTAATGACGTTAAATCGATTGCAAAAATTGCTCATGATAACGATGCATATATCGTTGTAGATGGTGCTCAAGCTGTACCACATATGACAGTAGATGTTCAAGATTTAGACGTTGATTTCTATGCATTTAGTTCACACAAGATGCTTGGACCAACAGGTGTCGGTGTACTATATGGTAAAGCAGAAATTTTAGATCATCTTGAACCAGTCGAGTACGGTGGAGATATGATCGATTATGTATATAAAGAAGATGCAACATGGACAGACTTACCGGTTAAATTCGAAGCAGGCACACCGATGATTGCTGAAGCGATTGGACTCGGTGAAGCAATTGACTACTTAACAGAAGTCGGTATGGATAATATCCATGACTATGAACAAGAGCTTGTAAATTATGCTTACGAACAAATGCAGAAAATTGACGGTATTACCATTTATGGACCAAAAGAACGTGCTGGATTAATTACGTTTAACCTTGACGGAGTTCATCCGCATGACTTAGCGACAGCACTCGACCAAGATGGTATTGCTGTTCGTGCGGGACATCACTGTGCACAACCATTAATGAAATGGTTAGACACAAATTCAACAGCGCGTGCAAGTTTCTATATTTACAATACTAAAGAAGAAGTAGATACATTCATTCGCGGCTTAGAGCGTACGAAGGAGTTTTTCTCATATGAATTTTAG
- a CDS encoding DUF4870 domain-containing protein yields MDNFEQDKNYTYETRPVFDNQIVMLSYLSLFISAFIAPLIIWAIKKDDDPETGEALADVLNFTLSYTIYTIISSALMVLVIGFITTPILGVMVTIFTIIGAVKSANGERYLPPLTIRFIK; encoded by the coding sequence GATAAAAATTACACATATGAAACTCGTCCCGTGTTTGACAATCAAATTGTAATGTTGTCATATTTATCACTCTTTATTTCAGCGTTCATTGCGCCTTTAATTATTTGGGCCATTAAAAAAGATGATGATCCTGAAACAGGAGAAGCTCTAGCTGACGTTTTAAATTTCACACTTTCATATACGATTTATACGATAATATCTTCAGCTTTAATGGTTCTTGTGATTGGTTTTATTACAACACCTATTTTAGGAGTTATGGTTACAATTTTTACAATTATTGGTGCTGTGAAATCAGCAAATGGTGAAAGATATTTACCACCATTAACAATTCGTTTCATTAAGTAA